The DNA sequence AAAAATAATATAAAAATAGTTTTATTATGCCAGGATATGAGCTTTGGGGTGAAGAAGAAAAAAAACACCTGAACGATGTTATTGAAAGTGGTATTCTTATGCGTTATAACTTTGAATCCGCAAGGAATAATCATTGGAAGGCAAAAGAGTTTGAACAGGCCATTCAAAAAAGAATGCATGTAAGTCATGCACAACTTACCAGTAGTGGTACAAGTGCTTTATTAACGGCTTTGAATGCTGCAGGAGTTGGAGCGGGAGATGAAGTGATACTACCTACCTTTACCTTTGTGGCCAGTTTCGAAGCGGTATTAAGCGTGGGAGCCGTTCCTGTTTTGGTTGACATTGACGACACGTTAACCTTAGATCCCAAAGCTGTAGAAAAAGCCATATCTTCCCGAACCAAAGTAATAATGCCTGTACACATGTGTGGAGCTATGGCAGATATTTCCGCATTGAAAGAATTGGCAAAAAAATATAAATTATTATTGATTGAAGATGCATGTCAAGCATTTGGAGGAACTTATAGAGGTAAATATTTGGGAACTATAGGGGATTTAGGATGCTTTTCATTTGACTTTGTTAAAACCGTAACTTGTGGAGAAGGAGGAGCCGTAGTAACCAATAAGGATGAGTACTATGTACATGCCGATCAATATACGGATCACGGACATGATCATATCGGAAATAATAGAGGCGCGGAAAATCATCCGTATTTAGGATTAAATTACAGAATTTCTGAGTTACACGCCGCTGTAGGTCTTGCTCAATTTGAAAAATTAGATCAAATACTTTCCATACAACGTAAAAATAAAAAAGTATTGAAAGATGCGTTGAAGGAAGTAGAGGGAGTAAATTTCAGACGAGTACCGGATGAAGCGGGAGATAATGCTTCTTTTTTAAGTATATTTTTACCAAACCAAGAATTAGCAAAAAAAGTATCGCTTGAATTAAGCAGCAAAGGTATAGGCAATGCTTATTGGTATGATAACAATTGGCATTATATCAGAAAATGGGATCATTTGAAATTACTGAAATCGTTAGCCCCTCTTTATAAAGAGCACAAAGAATTGTTACCAAATTATGCGAATGCAGATTATTCACAATCAGATGATATTATCAGCAAAACGGTAACCATTCCTATTTCCTTATTGT is a window from the Apibacter sp. B3706 genome containing:
- a CDS encoding DegT/DnrJ/EryC1/StrS family aminotransferase, producing MPGYELWGEEEKKHLNDVIESGILMRYNFESARNNHWKAKEFEQAIQKRMHVSHAQLTSSGTSALLTALNAAGVGAGDEVILPTFTFVASFEAVLSVGAVPVLVDIDDTLTLDPKAVEKAISSRTKVIMPVHMCGAMADISALKELAKKYKLLLIEDACQAFGGTYRGKYLGTIGDLGCFSFDFVKTVTCGEGGAVVTNKDEYYVHADQYTDHGHDHIGNNRGAENHPYLGLNYRISELHAAVGLAQFEKLDQILSIQRKNKKVLKDALKEVEGVNFRRVPDEAGDNASFLSIFLPNQELAKKVSLELSSKGIGNAYWYDNNWHYIRKWDHLKLLKSLAPLYKEHKELLPNYANADYSQSDDIISKTVTIPISLLWNDEELAKKAEIIKSAVSSILTKK